GCCTTCGGACGTCTCGCCTCCGGACGGCCGCGTCCGCCGGGTGGGGGACAGGGAACGGAGGGGAGCGGGGGATGACCACGCCGGGGTGGCGCACCGCTCCGGGCCGCGGCAACCGGGCCACGGCGGCCGGAGACCGGCACCGGAGCCGCCACCCCCCCGGCGCCCGGCGGCCCGCCGGGCGCCCCCGCTCCCCGTACCGCAGCCCTCCCCGCACCGTCGAGATCATCGCCCCCGCACCACCGCTCCCCGCCCCGACCACCGAGACCACTGACCCCGTCCCGCAGCCCCACCCGAGAGAGGCCCCCGTCCGGTGACCGGCCGACCTTCCGCCGCCCTGTCCCGCGCCCAGCGCAGGGACCGGCGCGTCTACACCCGCTCCCACCCCCTGCTGTTTGCCCTGCTCGCCGCCGCACGCCACCGGGAGGTGCTACGCATCGGCGGCACCGTGCTGGTCAACGGCACCGAGCCGTACCGCCGGGCACTCACCCGCGTCCCGCTGGACCGCACCGCAGCCGGTACCACCGGCGGCGCCGCACGCCGGCTCTCCACCGGCGACGCGCTGTTCGACCAGGAAGGCGCCGGCCACCGCGACACCCGGCGGGAGCTCACCGAGGACCTCGCCGCGGCCGGTGTGGAGCGACTGCGTCCGGTGTGGCGGGACAGCCTGGCCCGCCGGCTCGCCCCGCTCGGCACCGGCCGCACGGTCGACCTCGTACCGCTGGCCCGCGAACTGGCCGGAGTCACCGTCTCCGCGCTCCTCGGCACCACCGCCGACCCGGAAACCCTCGCCCGGGCGGCCGCCCTCGCGGCGGCCGCGGCCGTACGCGACCACCTGCCCGGACCACGCCCGCCGGGCACCCGACGGGCGGCGGCCGAGGCCACGGCGCGGCTGGAAACCCTGCTCCGCCCTCACGCCGGGCCCGGCCGGGCGGAGGGAACGGCCCTGCGAGCCGTGCTCGCGGTCGCCGCCGTCAACACCACCGTCGCGGCGCTGCCCCGCGCCGTCGCCTGGTGCGCCGACGCCCGGCTGTGGGACCAGGCGGCCGACGACCGGCTGCGCCCGGCCCTGGTCGAGGAACTGCTGCGGGTGCTCGCCCCCTCCCCCCTGCTGCCGCGTGCGGCAGCGGCCCCCGCCGACCTGGACGGCTGCCCCGTACGGGCGGGGGACCGCCTGCTCCTGGTGGCCCGGCACGCCGCGCGGGCGCACAGCGCCCCGCCGGACGCCCACCACCCCGCCCCGCCCTCCGTGGCCCGGCTCGTCTTCGGCGCGGGCCCCCATACCTGCCCCGGGGCGCGCCTGGCCCGCGCCCAGCTCGACGACACGCTCGCCGCGCTCGCCCCCCACCGGCCCGCCGTCCTGCGCGCCCGCGTCGACCGGAGCGCGGCCCTGCCCGGCTGGCGCTCCCTCACCGTCCGGGCAGCCGGAGACGCCCGGCCCCAGGACCGCCGATGACCACCGTCGCAGTCACCGGGGCGAGCGGCTTCTGCGGCTCCCACGTCGCCGTCGCGGCCGCCGCCCGCGGCGCCGGGGTCCTGTGCGTCGGACGGCGTCCCGGCCCGGTCGGCCGGCACGTCCCCTGGGACGCCGCCCGTGAGGTCCCCGACCTGTCCGGCGCCGACCTGGTCGTGCACTGCGCGGCCGCGGTCGGCGACCCGGTGCCCGGCTCGCGTGCCGAGGAGACGATGCTCTCCGTCAACGTCCACGGCACGGCGCGGCTCCTGAGGGCGGCCGCCGGCCGGCCCGTCGTATGGGTGAGCAGCGCCAGCGTCTACGCGCCCGCCGCCGGGCGTTCCCCGATCACCGAGGACCACCCCGTACGAGGGCACCTGAACGCGTACGGCCGCACCAAGGCCGCCGGTGAGGCGCTGGCGCTCGCCGCGGGGGCCGTGGTGCTGCGGCCGCGCGCGGTCTACGGTGCCGGGGACCCGCACCTGGTCCCCAGGCTGCTGTCCCGTGTCCGCCACGGCCGGATCGTGCTGCCGGGCCCCAGCGTCCCCCTCAGCCTCACGGCCGTCGAGAACCTCGCCGATGCCTGCCTCCTGGCCGCCGGCTGGCCCCCGGGCGCCTACAACATCGCCGACCCGGCCCCGTACGAACGGGACGAGGCGGTACGCGCCGTCCTCGACGCCCACGGCGTACGGGCCCGGATCAGCCACCTCCCTCTGCGGGCCGCCCATGCCGCGGCGGACGCCGCGCGCTTCCTGGCCCGCCTCCGTCCGGACGCGGAACCCTCACTCACCCGTTACGCCGTCGACCAGCTGGCCCGCTCCGTCGTCCTGGACGTCTCCGGAGCCCGGGCCCGCGGGTGGACGGCCCGCCGGACGATCAGCGACTACACCGCGGCCCTCGCCCACCGGGAGGAACGGGCCCGGCCGGCCCGGGAACGCGGCACACCGGCCGGCGGCGGGAGCGGTCCCCGGGCGGTCCGCGGTCCGGAGAGGGGCCGGCACAGTCCGATGTGATCTACAACCTTTAGCCTGGCGGTATGGAAGCGATCCTGGTCAGCGCGTGTCTGCGCGGAGTGCCGTGCCGGTTCGACGGACGCCACAAGGCATCGGCGGAGACCGAGGAGGCGGTGGCCGGACGCGAGGTCGTCTCCTTCTGCCCCGAGGTCGCGGGAGGCCTCGCGACACCGCGGAGAGCCGCCGAACTGGTGGGCGGCGACGGACACGACGTCCTCGACGGGAACGCGCGGGTCGTCGAGGACACCGGGCGCGACGTGACGGCGGAGTTCCTGGAGGGGGCGCGGCGCGCGCTCGCGGCGGCCCGGCACAAGGGCTGCACGGAGGCACTGCTGATGCCGCGCAGTCCGTCCTGCGGACGGGGCGAGGTCTACGACGGGTCGTTCGCGGGGGACCTGGTGCGGGGGGACGGGGTCACGGCTGCGCTGCTCGGACGGAACGGGATCACCGTACGGCCGGCGCCCGGCGTGTGAGTACGGGCCCGGCCCGCCCGCACCCCTCACGCGCCAGGCCGGGCCCGGCCGCCCACACCCCGGCAGCAGCCCTCGCACCCCTCGGGGACCAGGGCCCTGGACCGGAAGCCGCCGGGGCGATGACGATCCCGTTCCGTGCGCCGGAGGGGAGGGGGCGCACCGGCACATACACGCCCTGCCGGGCGGCAGCGTCCTCGTGGGCTTCCTCCCACAGCCGCCAGGGGGGTCCGGTGGGCAGGGGCGACGGCGTACGCCGAGGGTTCCGTCAGCGGGGGGTGGAGTCCCCACCACCCGCCGTGGCTGGCCCGGACGGGAAGGGCGACCCGGGGCACCGGAGCCGTCAGCTCCGTGCCGCGCCAGGCCCACACGAGCACGTACAGACGGGCCCCCGCCCCGGTTGCCCGGATCCCCGGGGGCTGCGCCTCGCCCACGGCGGAGGATCCACCGGGTTCCGGGCGGCCCGGAGCCGCTTCTCCCGGATCGGCCCGAAGCGGCCGCCGTACGGCCGGCTGACGCGGTACCGAAGAAGCGGCCCGGTACCGCGTCAGCCGGCGTCCGCCCTGTTCCGGCGGCCGGAGCCGCCTGGTAGCGTCGCCCTCTTCGGCGGGGCGGCCCGCCGGAGTTCCGACGGGACGCGCGATGACCTCTCCGTACACCTTCGCCCTCGCCGCTGCGACGGGGAGGGTCGCGACCGTCTTCGGCGGCATGACCGTCCGCACGGCCGAAGCCCTCTGCGGCCGCTGTTTCGATGAGGACGAGGCCGCGCTGCTGCGGACCCCTGACGCTCCCCTCCCGGCTGACCTCGTCCGCCGGGCCGCGGGGAAAGACCCCTTCCACTGGAGCGACCGCCCCGCGGTCATCCGCAGGATCCTGCCGCAGCTCGTCGTGATACTCGCCGAGGGCGAGGCCGAGTGCGACCTCATGGCCCGCGGACCGGCCGCGGCGGACTGGCCGCGATGGCCCCGTGAGCAGGCGGGGGCGGTGGCCGGTTTCCTGGACGCGTGGTGGACATGGACCCTGCGGACGAAGACGCCACCGATTCCGGCGGGTGCGGTGTTCGAGGCCTGTGTGACCGCGAGTTCCTCGGCCACCCCGTGGCTCGCCCGCTGGGAGACGGAGCGGGGCCCCGCCGCCCGCCGCCACCTGGCGGACGGCCTCGACCGGTGGCGGGAGGAGCTGACGTCCGGTGACTCGCCCTTCACCTGGTGGTGGGGCGCCGAGGCCGAGGAGCGGGCCGCCTGGCACGAAGTGAAGCGATGGCTGGCCGGTCGCGTACGGGCGACATGACGCGGAAAGGGCCGTGCCCGGCCGGAGACGGTGGACACCGGTACGCCCGGCACCGGCCGGATGAAGGAGCCACGGACGATGACGCCCCGCCGGGTGCCCCGGCCGGCCCGCGGAGGCAGCCGGAACGTGACACCCCTCAGCCGCACCGGTCCTCCCGGACCGCCGAACCCTCCCGGGGAGCATCATGAGGAGCATCCCGCGCCTGAAGCCCGGGCGTCCCGACCTGAGGAAGTACGCCGAGGCGTTCGACGTCCCCGAGGCAGCCGGCGAGGCACCGCTCTCCGTGACCTTCCTCGGCGTCAGCACCCTGCTGTTCGACGACGGCAGGTCCGCGCTGCTGACCGACGGCTTCTTCACCCGGCCGGGCCCGCTGTCAGTGCTCGCCCGCAGGCTCCGGCCCGACCGCGGCCTCGTCGCACGCTGCCTGGAGCGGGCGGCCCCGAGCCGGATCGAGGCCGTCGTGCCCGTCCACACACACTTCGACCACGTCCTGGACAGCGCGACCGTCGCCCAGCACACCGGCGCGGTCCTGCTGGGCGGCGCCTCCGCCGCCAACGTCGCGCGGGGCCACGGTCTGCCCGAAGCGCGGATCGAGACCGTCGGGCCCGGCCAGGACCGGAGTGCAGGGCCCTACGGCCTCACGTTCGTACCGTCGGCGCACTGCCCGCCCGACCGCTACCCGGGCACCGTCGGCGCTCCCGTCGCGCGTGAGGCGCGTGCGTCGTCGTACCGGTGCGGCGAAACCTGGTCGCTGCTGGTCCGTCACCGGCCGTCCGGACGCACCGCGCTCGTGCAGGGCAGCGCCGGCTTCGTCCCGTACGCCCTCGACGGCCGGCGGTGCGAGGTCGCCTACCTCGGCGTCGGCGGGCTCGGTCTGCGGCCCGAGTCCTACATCCGCGCGTACTGGCACCACACCGTGCGGGCGGTCGGGGCCCGCTATGTGGTGCTCACGCACTGGGACGACTTCTTCCGCCCGCTGGACCGGCCACTGCGCGCGCTCCCGTACGCCGGCGACGACTTTGACGTGACCATGCGCCTGCTCGGCCAGGAGGCGGACGCCGACGGCGCGGCGCTGCGCCTGCCGCGTGCCTGGCGGCGGGAGGACCCATGGGCCCGAGGAGGCACTCCCCGGTGACCTTCCGCCGCCTGGCCCTCGGACATGCCGTTCTGGCTGTCAGCACCGGAAGCGGAAGCGGGGGAGCCCGGGACGGGGGAGTCCGGGATGGGGAGCCCGGGATGGGGGTGCCCGGGACCGGGGAGCCGCGCTCGCGGCTCCCCGGGCGGCGCAGGCGGGAACCTCCCCCAAGCTGGAGGCCACTCGACGGCCTGTCCCTTCCGGCCCACGGAAACGCCACGCTCGGAACGACCGTCCGGAGGGTGCGGGACCCTGCCGGGCCGCCCGGCCCCAGCCGGACCGAAGCCCGGTGGAGGCCACCTTCGCGACCGGCTGACCCGGAACCACCCGCGATGCGGAGCAGCAGAGGCGTCGCCCGT
This DNA window, taken from Streptomyces nitrosporeus, encodes the following:
- a CDS encoding cytochrome P450; amino-acid sequence: MTGRPSAALSRAQRRDRRVYTRSHPLLFALLAAARHREVLRIGGTVLVNGTEPYRRALTRVPLDRTAAGTTGGAARRLSTGDALFDQEGAGHRDTRRELTEDLAAAGVERLRPVWRDSLARRLAPLGTGRTVDLVPLARELAGVTVSALLGTTADPETLARAAALAAAAAVRDHLPGPRPPGTRRAAAEATARLETLLRPHAGPGRAEGTALRAVLAVAAVNTTVAALPRAVAWCADARLWDQAADDRLRPALVEELLRVLAPSPLLPRAAAAPADLDGCPVRAGDRLLLVARHAARAHSAPPDAHHPAPPSVARLVFGAGPHTCPGARLARAQLDDTLAALAPHRPAVLRARVDRSAALPGWRSLTVRAAGDARPQDRR
- a CDS encoding NAD-dependent epimerase/dehydratase family protein encodes the protein MTTVAVTGASGFCGSHVAVAAAARGAGVLCVGRRPGPVGRHVPWDAAREVPDLSGADLVVHCAAAVGDPVPGSRAEETMLSVNVHGTARLLRAAAGRPVVWVSSASVYAPAAGRSPITEDHPVRGHLNAYGRTKAAGEALALAAGAVVLRPRAVYGAGDPHLVPRLLSRVRHGRIVLPGPSVPLSLTAVENLADACLLAAGWPPGAYNIADPAPYERDEAVRAVLDAHGVRARISHLPLRAAHAAADAARFLARLRPDAEPSLTRYAVDQLARSVVLDVSGARARGWTARRTISDYTAALAHREERARPARERGTPAGGGSGPRAVRGPERGRHSPM
- a CDS encoding DUF523 domain-containing protein, with protein sequence MEAILVSACLRGVPCRFDGRHKASAETEEAVAGREVVSFCPEVAGGLATPRRAAELVGGDGHDVLDGNARVVEDTGRDVTAEFLEGARRALAAARHKGCTEALLMPRSPSCGRGEVYDGSFAGDLVRGDGVTAALLGRNGITVRPAPGV
- a CDS encoding MBL fold metallo-hydrolase; amino-acid sequence: MRSIPRLKPGRPDLRKYAEAFDVPEAAGEAPLSVTFLGVSTLLFDDGRSALLTDGFFTRPGPLSVLARRLRPDRGLVARCLERAAPSRIEAVVPVHTHFDHVLDSATVAQHTGAVLLGGASAANVARGHGLPEARIETVGPGQDRSAGPYGLTFVPSAHCPPDRYPGTVGAPVAREARASSYRCGETWSLLVRHRPSGRTALVQGSAGFVPYALDGRRCEVAYLGVGGLGLRPESYIRAYWHHTVRAVGARYVVLTHWDDFFRPLDRPLRALPYAGDDFDVTMRLLGQEADADGAALRLPRAWRREDPWARGGTPR